A window of the Candidatus Paceibacterota bacterium genome harbors these coding sequences:
- a CDS encoding serine protease — protein MSKKLLIIVGVFVVGIVGGIFADQILWPYFIERPLFYEYGLEKNPVYLTETNQVYIQENTALVDAIERVEKTVVGIKTKNKYGTVLQGSGLIVTSDGLMVTLAELVPQGAVFSFFLDGKEISFQVLKRDLQENLALLKLADSSLTTVGFASLDKFKLGERVFLVGITFGSVKDGVQQVEKTVNEGIVKSFDQDSIQTNITESVLLVGSPLFNIQGEILGINTINSKGNVSAIPVTKIREFMGM, from the coding sequence ATGTCAAAAAAGCTTTTAATAATTGTCGGCGTTTTCGTGGTCGGGATAGTCGGAGGTATTTTCGCTGACCAGATCCTCTGGCCTTATTTCATTGAAAGGCCGCTTTTTTACGAGTACGGCCTGGAAAAGAACCCTGTTTATCTGACAGAGACAAACCAGGTATATATCCAGGAAAACACTGCTCTGGTGGATGCGATTGAAAGAGTGGAAAAGACAGTTGTCGGCATCAAAACCAAAAACAAGTACGGCACTGTTTTGCAGGGTTCAGGATTAATTGTCACTTCGGACGGCTTAATGGTTACTTTGGCAGAATTAGTACCGCAAGGCGCAGTTTTTAGTTTTTTCTTGGATGGCAAAGAGATTTCTTTCCAGGTTTTAAAAAGGGATTTGCAGGAAAACCTGGCTTTGCTGAAATTGGCTGATTCTTCTTTAACTACAGTTGGTTTTGCTTCTTTGGACAAGTTTAAACTGGGGGAAAGGGTATTTTTGGTCGGTATTACTTTTGGTTCGGTCAAAGACGGGGTCCAGCAGGTCGAAAAAACGGTTAATGAAGGAATTGTCAAAAGCTTTGACCAGGATTCAATACAAACAAATATTACAGAAAGCGTGCTTTTGGTTGGCAGTCCGTTGTTCAACATCCAGGGGGAGATATTGGGGATAAATACAATTAATTCCAAAGGCAACGTCAGCGCTATTCCTGTTACCAAGATCAGGGAATTTATGGGGATGTAA
- a CDS encoding AAA family ATPase, giving the protein MNGNFTHKAQEAILQAQTAAQERNQQQIDSLHLLHALLSQEGSVVLNLLQRLGADIEGLQRKVKVSLEKIPTIAAPQVFGQLYLTQDMARVLERARQEAVKMGDEYISVEHLFLSLLDIQSKAKEILDKANFLQPEGGVTSLEIGKIDYDTALKTLAQIRGGQRITDPEPESKYQVIEKYARNLTQLARQGKLDPVIGRENEIRRLMQVLSRRTKNNPVLIGEAGVGKTAVVEGLAQKIISNKVPESLKDKEIIALDLGALVAGTKYRGEFEDRVKALLKELNRAAGRYLLFIDELHTLVGAGAAEGAIDASNLLKPALSRGELKAIGATTLKEYQKYVEKDPALERRFQPIYVSEPTISDTVAILRGIKEKYELHHGVKIKDSALVIAAELADRYITDRFLPDKAVDLMDEAMSSLRLEIESEPTELEELKREIQKKEIEKQVTSKNEKKGKVLIRQLADLKEKAKEIEAKWQSEKEIIAKIKNLKREIEDLRFEAERAETSSDLQKAAELKYGKMPGLMKELKSAERKLTRFQKSRPILKEEVSEEDLAQVVSRWTGIPVTRLLEEEVKKLGKMEDILAKRVIGQREAIIAISNAIRRARAGISEENRPLGSFIFLGPTGVGKTEIAKALAEFLFNDESALIRLDMSEYMEKHTVSRMIGSPPGYVGYEEGGQLTDKIRRRPYSAILLDEIEKAHPEVFNILLQILEDGRLTDAKGRTASFKNAILILTSNVGSDIIAREASLGFIEGEEWKGDLKEKVMSALKDNFRPEFLNRIDDIIIFNYLGKPEIKKIVDLQLANITERFNQKGINIKTTERAKEFLAEKGFDQNLGARPLKRVIQKMILDPLALKIVSGDIKARDSILVDMEDDNIVFRIDKDLVEKNIRKDKVLIQ; this is encoded by the coding sequence ATGAACGGCAATTTTACCCACAAAGCTCAGGAAGCTATATTGCAGGCGCAGACTGCCGCCCAGGAAAGAAACCAGCAGCAGATAGATTCCCTGCATCTTTTGCATGCTTTGCTTTCCCAGGAAGGAAGCGTGGTTTTGAATTTACTGCAGAGATTAGGCGCTGACATTGAAGGGTTGCAAAGAAAGGTGAAAGTCTCTTTGGAAAAGATTCCGACAATCGCCGCTCCCCAGGTTTTCGGCCAATTGTATTTGACTCAGGATATGGCCAGGGTTTTGGAAAGGGCCAGGCAGGAAGCAGTTAAAATGGGGGATGAATATATTTCAGTCGAACATTTGTTTTTGTCTTTGCTGGATATACAAAGCAAAGCAAAGGAAATTCTGGATAAAGCTAATTTTTTGCAGCCGGAAGGAGGCGTTACTTCCTTGGAAATCGGCAAAATTGATTATGATACCGCTTTGAAAACTTTGGCTCAGATTCGCGGAGGTCAGAGAATAACTGATCCTGAACCGGAATCAAAATATCAGGTTATTGAAAAGTACGCCAGGAATTTGACTCAGCTGGCCCGCCAGGGAAAGCTGGACCCGGTAATCGGCAGGGAAAACGAAATCCGCAGGCTAATGCAGGTTTTGTCTCGAAGGACTAAAAATAATCCTGTTTTAATTGGTGAAGCTGGCGTTGGCAAAACAGCAGTTGTCGAAGGACTGGCTCAGAAAATAATTTCTAATAAGGTTCCGGAATCCTTGAAAGACAAGGAAATCATTGCTTTGGATTTAGGAGCCTTGGTGGCTGGTACGAAATACCGGGGAGAATTTGAAGACAGGGTCAAAGCGCTTTTGAAAGAATTAAACAGGGCTGCAGGCAGATATCTTTTGTTTATTGACGAGCTGCATACTTTAGTGGGAGCGGGAGCAGCTGAAGGAGCAATTGACGCTTCCAATTTATTAAAGCCTGCTTTGTCCAGAGGAGAGTTGAAAGCTATTGGAGCAACCACTTTGAAGGAATATCAGAAATACGTTGAAAAAGATCCGGCGCTTGAAAGAAGGTTCCAGCCGATTTACGTTTCAGAACCGACCATTTCAGATACGGTCGCTATTTTGCGGGGGATTAAGGAAAAATACGAACTTCACCACGGAGTGAAGATAAAAGATTCAGCTTTAGTGATAGCTGCTGAATTGGCGGATCGCTACATTACTGACAGGTTTTTGCCTGACAAAGCAGTTGACTTGATGGATGAGGCAATGAGCTCTCTCAGATTGGAAATTGAGTCAGAACCCACAGAGCTTGAAGAATTGAAAAGAGAAATCCAGAAAAAGGAAATTGAAAAGCAGGTGACGTCAAAAAACGAGAAAAAAGGAAAAGTGCTTATCCGGCAACTGGCTGACTTGAAAGAAAAGGCAAAAGAAATTGAGGCTAAGTGGCAGTCGGAAAAAGAAATAATCGCTAAAATCAAAAACCTTAAAAGAGAGATAGAGGATTTGCGGTTTGAAGCAGAAAGGGCTGAGACTTCTTCTGATTTACAGAAGGCGGCGGAATTGAAATACGGGAAAATGCCTGGTCTCATGAAAGAATTAAAATCAGCTGAAAGAAAGCTGACCAGGTTCCAGAAGTCGCGGCCTATTTTAAAAGAAGAGGTTTCAGAAGAGGATTTGGCCCAGGTTGTTTCCCGTTGGACAGGAATTCCGGTTACCCGTCTTTTGGAAGAAGAGGTGAAGAAATTGGGAAAGATGGAAGATATCCTTGCTAAGAGAGTTATCGGCCAGAGAGAGGCAATTATCGCCATTTCCAACGCTATCCGCAGGGCAAGAGCCGGCATTTCAGAAGAAAACAGGCCTTTGGGCTCTTTCATATTCCTGGGCCCGACAGGCGTTGGCAAAACAGAAATTGCCAAAGCTTTGGCTGAGTTTCTTTTCAACGATGAAAGCGCTCTGATCCGTTTGGATATGTCAGAGTATATGGAAAAGCATACTGTTTCCAGGATGATCGGTTCTCCTCCTGGCTATGTCGGGTACGAGGAAGGAGGCCAGTTGACAGACAAAATCAGGAGAAGGCCGTACAGCGCAATCTTGCTGGATGAAATTGAAAAAGCCCATCCTGAAGTTTTCAACATTCTTTTGCAGATTTTAGAAGATGGCAGGCTGACTGATGCCAAAGGCAGGACAGCTTCTTTCAAGAACGCTATCTTGATTTTGACTTCCAATGTCGGTTCAGACATTATTGCCAGGGAAGCTTCTTTGGGATTCATTGAGGGTGAAGAGTGGAAAGGCGATTTAAAAGAAAAAGTGATGTCAGCTTTGAAGGATAATTTCCGGCCTGAATTCTTGAACAGGATTGACGACATCATTATTTTCAACTATCTCGGGAAGCCGGAGATAAAAAAGATAGTTGATTTGCAATTGGCCAATATTACCGAGCGTTTCAATCAAAAGGGCATTAATATAAAGACTACAGAGAGAGCCAAGGAATTCTTGGCTGAAAAAGGATTTGACCAGAATCTGGGAGCCAGGCCTCTGAAAAGAGTGATTCAAAAAATGATTTTGGACCCTTTGGCTTTGAAAATAGTTTCCGGCGATATTAAAGCAAGAGACAGTATTCTGGTTGATATGGAAGATGATAATATTGTTTTCAGGATTGACAAGGATTTAGTCGAAAAGAATATTAGAAAAGATAAAGTGTTAATACAATAA